In Chaetodon trifascialis isolate fChaTrf1 chromosome 23, fChaTrf1.hap1, whole genome shotgun sequence, the following proteins share a genomic window:
- the dthd1 gene encoding death domain-containing protein 1 encodes MDADLHLNKQMDEAESPHDRRKEDGLLNMLTETIRELEAVRRCTDHHNGAGGGRGRTGDEPGRDRGEETRRGGEERMLSLGEGEKEDEERGGHADEERGEKESERRALEVLRELSVFHSRRVTAWREVLRGCARMVAKSPPGGSDQQHPSATDAKCEATPSSDSFSETFLSVEEDVQNMVDHLNTITAKLDREILKLCAEVSTVDAALQVTRDQLEDDPNHLNSHDPPGFDPGHKQDVIDGDDQNHMTASSDSEQTESRVDNCDCNDKEDAGKELVLKSGGSDNEDRVSPENMTDFLEETNENDKANKQWITVGLAGQQGDSHPGEADTCCLIAPAGVAEALRCEVADGLSCLMATGSEELVSRVIRVQVQDGAHLHFPVTVVVPFCARYRGSYRDVAVKIVDGERRASYVTPVTTEGTYGGQRGSLAEVRVYSLGLFAVVSCLKRENYTVPTKGLSLKLPMDPRICLNYLPGSFTGPLMAQTMLQPVDAVLLAAVKSRSDAYHSVVSTSPLLYLTHPSSQPLRRPVTLTLPCPPNPDKKRHTRGQGGEEDHQTRPVRASPPWDQPASHRRRIVGVSVKSKVTSNELLVVLGSRDKQWSVLDKVTVRNQQNGLVSFELMENFDRLLVVRLLSPLLPCHLTSLAEELEESVCRHAVTVVLQRRQAEPHAVLVAALPSRDLGWEMSKLRARGYGGLPETSSEISMCEGDQLLLRFSGNITCTGSQNDQHDERITFHSQQRKHLLVHLTEVDPFGNYSSPHYKGTAMFYKVARGQLEWRGDKLFPMDTKLLGDPVCKMSLTLPKKVRTINRPIVARVKLCEETDSLPDSLLLWLSGELSEEEVALLVLALRLRRSAAQLVKLRAGDSLPTQAFLVLAMWRRGLPAATHQPKASQLAHCLAKSGRPDLARELLLRQAAATRQGSMRPGSLKSRNHTAF; translated from the exons ATGGATGCAGATCTGCACCTGAACAAACAGATGGATGAAGCTGAGTCTCCTCAtgacaggaggaaggaggacggTCTCCTCAACATGTTGACCGAAACTATTCGGGAGCTTGAAGCTGTCAGACGCTGCACAGATCATCACAATGGggcagggggagggaggggacgCACAGGAGACGAACCAGGtcgagacagaggagaggaaacgcGGAGAGGGGGTGAGGAAAGGATGCTCAGTTTGGGAGAAGGTgagaaggaggatgaagagagaggtGGACATGCTGACGAAGAGCggggggagaaggagagcgagaggagagCTCTGGAAGTGCTGAGGGAGCTGAGTGTTTTTCATTCACGCAGAGTGACAGCATGGAGAGAAGTCCTCAGAGGATGTGCCCGCATGGTGGCCAAGTCTCCACCAGGGGGCAGTGATCAGCAACATCCATCTGCAACAG ATGCAAAATGTGAAGCCACACCTTCCTCAGACTCCTTCAGTGAAACCTTTCTGAGCGTCGAGGAGGACGTACAGAACATGGTGGACCACTTGAACACAATCACAGCGAAGCTGGACAGAGAAATCCTCAAATTATGTGCAGAGGTCTCAACTGTGGATGCAGCACTTCAGGTGACCAGAGATCAACTTGAAGATGACCCCAATCACCTGAACTCCCATGATCCCCCTGGATTTGACCCTGGGCATAAACAGGATGTCATTGATGGAGATGATCAAAACCATATGACAGCATCATCGGACAGTGAGCAAACAGAGTCCAGAGTCGACAACTGTGACTGCAACGACAAGGAAGATGCAGGGAAAGAATTGGTCCTCAAAAGTGGAGGGAGTGATAACGAGGACCGTGTTTCTCCAGAAAATATGACAGATTTCCTGGAGGagacaaatgaaaatgacaagGCGAACAAACAGTGGATCACAGTCGG GCTCGCTGGCCAGCAGGGCGACAGCCATCCAGGTGAAGCGGACACATGCTGTCTCATAGCGCCTGCAGGTGTGGCTGAAGCCCTGCGGTGTGAGGTGGCCGACGGCCTGAGCTGCCTGATGGCGACCGGCTCGGAGGAGCTGGTCAGCAGAGTGATCAGGGTCCAGGTTCAGGACGGGGCTCACCTCCACTTCCCTGTGACTGTGGTCGTGCCTTTCTGCGCACGTTACCGCGGCAGCTACAGGGACGTCGCTGTGAAGATAGTCGATGGGGAGAGGAGGGCGAGCTACGTCACTCCTGTGACAACAGAGGGCACGTATGGCGGGCAGAGG ggcTCATTAGCAGAGGTGAGGGTGTACTCCCTGGGCCTGTTCGCAGTAGTTTCCTGtctaaaaagagaaaactaCACAGTTCCCACAAAGGGTTTGTCACTCAAGCTTCCCATGGACCCCCGAATCTGTCTGAACTACCTCCCAGGATCCTTCACCGGTCCGTTGATGGCACAAACTATG CTCCAGCCCGTAGATGCCGTCCTTCTGGCTGCTGTCAAATCCAGAAGTGACGCCTATCACTCGGTGGTGTCTACAAGCCCGCTCCTCTACCTCACCCACCCGTCCTCCCAGCCCCTGAGAAGACCCGTCACTCTCACCCTTCCCTGTCCCCCAAACCCTGATAAGAAGAGGCACACGAGGGGTCAAGGCGGGGAGGAAGATCACCAAACTCGGCCTGTTCGAGCTTCTCCGCCGTGGGATCAACCTGCCTCCCACAGAAGGAG GATCGTGGGTGTCTCTGTGAAGTCTAAGGTGACGTCCAATGAGCTGCTGGTCGTCCTGGGTTCAAGAGACAAACAGTGGAGCGTCCTGGATAAAGTCACCGTCAGGAACCAGCAAAACGGACTGGTGTCCTTTGAGCTGATGGAGAACTTTGACAG ACTGCTGGTGGTGCGTCTCCTCTCTCCGCTCCTGCCTTGCCATCTCACCTCCTTggcggaggagctggaggagtcGGTCTGCCGCCACGCGGTCACCGTTGTCCTCCAGCGCAGACAAGCCGAGCCCCATGCCGTCCTGGTGGCCGCTCTGCCCAGCAGAGACCTCGGCTGGGAAATGTCCAAACTGCGAGCCCGGGGCTACGGCGGCCTCCCGGAGACCTCTTCTGAGATCTCCATGTGCGAAGGAGACCAGCTTCTCCTCCGGTTCAGTGGCAACATCACCTGCACAG GAAGTCAAAACGACCAACATGATGAGCGAATCACCTTCCACAGTCAGCAGAGGAAACACCTCTTGGTGCATCTGACAGAAGTGGATCCGTTTGGGAACTACAGCTCCCCCCACTACAAGGGCACAGCCATGTTTTATAAGGTCGCCAGAGGCCAGCTGGAGTGGCGAGGCGACAAACTATTCCCAATGGACACCAAGCTCCTGGGAGATCCCGTCTGTAAGATGTCTCTGACTCTACCCAAG AAAGTGAGGACCATCAATCGGCCCATTGTAGCCAGGGTGAAGTTATGTGAGGAGACAG ACTCACTGCCAgactctcttcttctctggctgTCCGGAGAGCTTTCAGAGGAGGAAGTAGCCCTTCTGGTCCTCGCCCTGCGTCTCCGCCGCAGCGCCGCTCAGCTGGTGAAGCTCCGGGCCGGAGACAGCCTACCCACCCAGGCCTTCCTCGTCCTGGCCATGTGGAGGAGGGGGCTGCCCGCTGCCACACACCAACCCAAGGCCTCTCAGCTGGCTCACTGCTTAGCCAAGAGCGGTAGGCCGGACCTggccagagagctgctgctgcgaCAGGCTGCGGCCACCCGGCAAGGCTCAATGAGACCAGGAAGCTTAAAAAGTAGAAATCACACTGCtttttaa